The window CAACATTCTAAATTTCCCTTAAAAAATTTTGTTTTTCATAATATATTTTTCATTAGCTTTGATATTCCACAATCAAATTTAGTATTTAATATGAAAAAACAATTAACGCTGATTGGAATGCTCCTTATCTCGGGTATTTCTTTCGCACAGACTGACCGTCTTTGGTCTGAAGGTTCCAGAAAAACTTCATCAGAGGTTTTTGAAAACAAAACCGGCATCAGCAATCCTAAGGTTTACAACCTGGATATCAACGGATTGAAAAATGCTTTGGCAAGAGCTCCCAAAAGACTGGCTGTAGGCGAAAAATCAGAACTCATCATCTCTTTTCCAAATTCTGAAGGCAGAATGGAAAATTTTAAAGTGAGGGAGAATTCCAATTTTGCCCCTGAACTGGCAGCAAAATATCCGGATATCAAATCCTACGTAGGACAAGGTCTGGATGATCCTAATTCAACAGTCTATTTCAGCGTTTCTCCGCTTGGACTGTCATCAATGGAAATCTACGGTGATAAATCTGCCGTCTTCATTGAACCCTACACCAAAGATCTTTCCACTTATGTAGTGTACAGAAAATCTGACAAAAAAGATGATCTTAACAAGTTTGAATGTACAGTAGTAGATGCTGCACAGAAAGGAGTTTCCAACTCTGCTCTTGCGGCAAGACCTAACGCTGATGATGCCAAACTAAGAACATTCAGACTGGCTTTATCCTGTACCGGAGAATACACTACTTATTTCGGAGGTACAAAAGCCCAGGCTTTAGCTGCAATGAACACCACAATGACCCGTGTAAACGGTGTTTTTGAAAAAGATTTCGCAGCAAGAATGGTTCTGATCGCCAATAACGATGCTGTAATCTACACCAATGCTTCTACGGACCCTTATTCTGCAGCTTCAGGAATGAGCAGCTGGAATTCCCAGTTACAAAGCACTTTAACTTCTGTAATTGGTGAGGCCAACTATGATATCGGACACTTATTCGGTGCTTCAGGAGGTGGTGGAAATGCGGGTTGTATCGGCTGTATCTGTACAAACGGTTCAAAAGGAAGCGGATACACTTCTCCGGCAGATGCTATTCCATCAGGAGACAACTTCGATATCGACTACGTGGCTCACGAAATGGGACACCAATTTGGTGGAAACCACACATTCTCTATGAACAACGAAGGAACAGGTGCCAATATGGAACCGGGTTCAGGATCAACAATTATGGGATATGCAGGAATTACCAGTCAGGATATCCAACCTCATTCTGATGCATTCTTCCATGCAATAAGCATTCAGCAGATCACAAATAATATCAAAGCTAAAACCTGCTCTGTCAATACCAATACAGGAAATTCAATTCCTACAGCGAGTGCAGGCTTAGATTATACCATTCCAAAAGGAACTCCATTTGTCCTGACAGGTACAGGAACGGATGCTGACGGAGATTCTTTAACCTATATCTGGGAACAGATGGACAATGCTTCTTCTTCTCAGACAGGAGCAAGTTCAGCTGCCAGCGCAACAAAAGCTTCAGGGCCTAACTTCAGATCATGGGTTCCAACAACCTCTCCTGCAAGATATTTCCCAAGAATGGCTTCTATATTAACAGGCGCAACTACTACAGCAGGTTCTGAGATCACAGTAGAAGCACTTTCTTCAGTAGCCAGAACATTAAACTTCAGATTTACCGTTCGTGATAACAAAGCAGGAGGTTCAGGAAATAATTCTGACGATGCTGTAATCACTGTTAACGGAACTGCCGGACCATTTAATATAACCTCACAGAATTCAGCCACAACGTATGCCGGAGGAAGCTCTCAAACGGTTACATGGAACGTGGCAGGAACTACAGCTAATGGTGTAAATGCAGCCAATGTAGATATCCTTTGGTCAACAGACAGTGGAAATACATGGACTACCCTATTGACAGGAACTCCGAATGACGGTTCACAGGCAGTAACTATCCCTAATTCTACTACCACTACAGGAAGAATTATGGTAAAAGGATCCAATCACATTTTCTTTGATGTAAACAATGCCAACATCTCTGTAAATGCAGGTTCCGGAACTCCTGACACCGTTGCTCCTACAGCACCAACTCTTGCTGCTTCAGGAACTACCGCTACAACAACCAACCTTTCATGGTCAGGTGCTACAGACAATGTAGGCGTTACCGGATATGATGTATATCAGGGTGCTTCATTAATAGGTTCTACGGCTTCTACTACCTATACTGTAACAGGACTTACTCCATCAACAACGTATTCCTTCTCTGTTAAAGCAAAAGATGCAGCAGGAAATGCTTCTGTATCCAGCAACACAGTAAGCGTTACGACTCTTGCAGGAGGAACTGTTTCATATTGCTCTTCTTCAGCATCTAATACAGCTGATGAAAGAATCGGAAATGTAACATTTGGATCTATTAACAATACTTCTACAGGAACAGCTGGTTATGAAAACTTCACTTCAGTTTCTACCAATGTAACAAGAGGAAGTGCTTATACCATCTCTATTACTCCGGTTTGGACATCTACAAAATACAGCGAAGCATATGCTGTTTATATTGATTACAACGGTGATGGAGACTTTACAGATAGTGGAGAACTGGCATGGACAAAAGCTGGTTCTACAACAACTCCTGTTACAGGATCTATCACAATTCCATCTACAGCAACTGTTGGATCTACAAGAATGAGAGTAATGATGAAATACAGCTCAATCCCTACTTCATCATGTGAAGCTTTCACTTATGGCCAGGTTGAGGATTACACTCTTAATATCGTTTCTTCAGGAAAAGGAGATCTTCAGAATACAAAAGATCTGATTACAGATATTAAGCTTTATCCAAACCCAGTTAGAGATATCCTTTATGTTTCCAATACAACTTCAGAAGAATATAAAATCTTCGATATGGGTGGAAAACTAATTGACTCAGGAAAACTTCAAAGAGGCTCTGTGAATGTAAGCAATCTAATTAAAGGTGCTTATATGATTCAAATTGGAGAATCTTCCAAGAGATTTATTAAAAACTAATCTCTTTAAAATTAAACGATGTGAAAAAGCTGCCCTTTACGGGGCAGTTTTATTTTTTTTAAAATGTAAAATATCACATCAAATACATTTATTATTGTAATTAATTTCATAAAAATATTTTATTTAAAATAAAATAACTGGTATTTGAGTTTTTTGATTTAAATTTATCGCACAATAATATTCTTTTATTGTACCGTTTACCCAGTTTGTATTTAAGGGAGCTCCGGAGCCGTTTTTGAACGTCTGATGCAGTTGCTTCTTTCGACCCTATTTTGGCAGAATTGATCTTTTAACAATTTGACGCCAGAAAACTTTTATTAAATTAAATTCTGATCATTATTTTTTATTGGCCGGAAAAACATTAATACTATTCATATCAGTATATCCATTTAAGATTTTTGTAAAGAATGATGTTTCAAAAAGGTAGCCCCTTCTAATACCTCTTATTTTTAAAATAATTTAAAAAATTTTATATGAAACATTTATTTAAGTACATCTTTTTTTTAACTATTGCTTCGTTCTCGGTTTCCTGTAGCTCAGACAATGATGATGTAATAGACATCAATCCCGATGTCACCACGGTATTCTACAAAAACGCTGATGAACTGGCAGTAACTTATGATACGAACAACAGCGTAAGTCAATCCATCAGAAATCAGGCATACGATCTTTACAAACGAGGAAAATGGAGCGAGTTGGAATCGCTTTTTAAGGCCAATAATTTAAATGGTGGATGGCCGCCTGCCAACGGAGGCTACAATATCGTTGATGATGTTGCTTTACAGGTTGGGCAGAAATTTGACAGATACAGCGGAGCTGTAGGCAGTTACAACGGTACAGGTGTTCCTACTTTGGGAGGAAGTTTTACAAGTCCTATCATCAACGGATATACCTATACATTTACCCAAAGAGCATTAAACCAACCTGA of the Chryseobacterium viscerum genome contains:
- a CDS encoding reprolysin-like metallopeptidase, which encodes MKKQLTLIGMLLISGISFAQTDRLWSEGSRKTSSEVFENKTGISNPKVYNLDINGLKNALARAPKRLAVGEKSELIISFPNSEGRMENFKVRENSNFAPELAAKYPDIKSYVGQGLDDPNSTVYFSVSPLGLSSMEIYGDKSAVFIEPYTKDLSTYVVYRKSDKKDDLNKFECTVVDAAQKGVSNSALAARPNADDAKLRTFRLALSCTGEYTTYFGGTKAQALAAMNTTMTRVNGVFEKDFAARMVLIANNDAVIYTNASTDPYSAASGMSSWNSQLQSTLTSVIGEANYDIGHLFGASGGGGNAGCIGCICTNGSKGSGYTSPADAIPSGDNFDIDYVAHEMGHQFGGNHTFSMNNEGTGANMEPGSGSTIMGYAGITSQDIQPHSDAFFHAISIQQITNNIKAKTCSVNTNTGNSIPTASAGLDYTIPKGTPFVLTGTGTDADGDSLTYIWEQMDNASSSQTGASSAASATKASGPNFRSWVPTTSPARYFPRMASILTGATTTAGSEITVEALSSVARTLNFRFTVRDNKAGGSGNNSDDAVITVNGTAGPFNITSQNSATTYAGGSSQTVTWNVAGTTANGVNAANVDILWSTDSGNTWTTLLTGTPNDGSQAVTIPNSTTTTGRIMVKGSNHIFFDVNNANISVNAGSGTPDTVAPTAPTLAASGTTATTTNLSWSGATDNVGVTGYDVYQGASLIGSTASTTYTVTGLTPSTTYSFSVKAKDAAGNASVSSNTVSVTTLAGGTVSYCSSSASNTADERIGNVTFGSINNTSTGTAGYENFTSVSTNVTRGSAYTISITPVWTSTKYSEAYAVYIDYNGDGDFTDSGELAWTKAGSTTTPVTGSITIPSTATVGSTRMRVMMKYSSIPTSSCEAFTYGQVEDYTLNIVSSGKGDLQNTKDLITDIKLYPNPVRDILYVSNTTSEEYKIFDMGGKLIDSGKLQRGSVNVSNLIKGAYMIQIGESSKRFIKN
- a CDS encoding glycohydrolase toxin TNT-related protein — translated: MKHLFKYIFFLTIASFSVSCSSDNDDVIDINPDVTTVFYKNADELAVTYDTNNSVSQSIRNQAYDLYKRGKWSELESLFKANNLNGGWPPANGGYNIVDDVALQVGQKFDRYSGAVGSYNGTGVPTLGGSFTSPIINGYTYTFTQRALNQPEDKYDFYYEIDVLNNSMQFKTQTADIIPWFSQAGKGKQTMWKIPIDINTGYQKTWNKLAEEGYIKVTIKKSPSGKYPNLVGTVIQP